The region TTTGAGCGCGTGATCGACGCTACAGGAATGTGCGTCCTGCCTGGTGAGTGACAGTCTGACCTCTGACCTGTCGGCAGGATTTCTGACATATTTGTTGCAGGCTTGGTGGACGCCCACACCCACCCGGTGTGGGCCGGCGACCGCGTGCACGAGTTTGCAATGAAGGTACTTGGATGTTTTTATGCTCCGCCTTCGTGGTTGCGTTAACGGTGAGAGACGTTGCCGCTGCAGCTGGCGGGCGCCACCTACATGGACGTGCACCGGGCGGGCGGCGGCATCCACTTCACGGTGGTGCACACCCGGGCGGCGGCGGCGTCCGACCTGCTGGCCTCGCTGAGCGGCAGGCTGGAGAGGATGCAGCGGGCCGGCACCACCCTGGTGGAGGTGAAGAGCGGCTACGGCCTGGAGCTGCAGGCGGAGCTGAAGATGCTGGAGGTGATGGAGGAAGCCCGGCGGAAGGTGGCCATCAACATCTCCTCCACCTACTGCGGCGCTCACGCCGTGCCCAAGTGGGTGTGGTCCTCaccagtgatgatgatgatgagctgCCTTTCACGCTCTGCCGTGTGCTCCTCAGAGGGAAGAGCGTTGAAGAAGCCACTGAGGACATTTTGAAGGTTCAGCTCCCGGAGCTGAAAGCGCGAATGTCAGCCGGTACTCTCCACGTGGACAACATCGACGTCTTCTGCGAAAAAGGTGTGTTCGACCTGGGCGCCACTCGCTCCATCCTGCAGGCGGGCAAGGACATGGGCCTCAACATCAACTTCCACGGGGACGAGCTCCATCCCATGAACGCTGCTCAGGTAGCCTCTCTGTTTCTTCCTCTGTCGCTAACAAACAGAAGCGTGTTGGTAGCTTTGTTTTGGGTGTCGGCAGCTGGGGGCGGAGCTTGGCGCATTGGCCATCAGCCACCTGGAGGAAGTCACGGATGAGGGCATCGCAACCATGGCCCAGGCTGAAACGGCCGCCGTCCTGCTGCCGACCACAGCTTACATTCTACGGTGACGTTTTGAACTTACCGCGTTCCCTCGCTGAACTTCCTGTTTACTTCCTTGGCAGACACTGAGTGCACCCTCTTGTAGTTGTTAGCATAGAAAACAACTTCATATATgtgacacccatccatccattttctaccgcttattcccttcggcacCATGtcacaaaatccatgattattggGTTTAAAATGTACTAAATTGCGAGCATAAAACGTAATGTTAGCAGCATGTCGATGAAAATATGAACAGCTAACATACTTTTAAGATCCATGATTAggttaaaaatgtacaaaataagcTAAAATACTATCAACAAATATTTGCATTCCAACATTAGCATACTTTTGAGATGGCATCAAGTAACAAACCTGTTCATTGTTAGCTCAAATGCTacaataaaacgttagcatgctaatattagcatgctaatagcggAAAAAgtcacatacttctaagatggccccAATGAATGAAATCCATGAATACTAAGTTATAAataccaaatgagctaaaatgctagcataaaaacattagcatgctcacaatatagcatgttaacatgaCAACAGCTACCAAACTTTTAGGAGGGCGCCAATTAACAAAATCTATTAACATTGGGTTTAAAATGTACTaaattgctagcataaaatgtaatgttagcagcaTGTCGATGTTAGCATGTAAAAATATGAACAGCTAACATACTTTTAAGATCCATGATTAggttaaaaatgtacaaaataagctaaaatactatcaaaaaatatttgcattccaacattaacatacTTTTGAGATGGCATCAAGTAACAAACCTGTTCATTGTTAGCTCAAATGCTACAATAAAACGTTAGCATATTAATTttggcatgctaatattagcatgctaatagcggAAAAAGTCACATACttctaagataaataaataaatgataaatgggttgtacttgtatagcgcttttctaccttcaaggtactcaaagcgctttgacactacttccacatttacccattcacacacacattcacacactgatggagggagctgccatgcaaggcgctaaccagcacccatcaggagcaagggtgaagtgtcttgctcaggacacaatggcCCCAATGAATGAAATCCATGAATACTAAGGTATAAATAccgaattagctaaaatgctagcataaaaacattagcatgctaattttagcatgctcacaatatagcatgttaacatgaCAACAGCTACCAAACTTTTAGGAGGGCGCCAATTAACAAAATCTATTAACATTGGGTTTAAAATGTACTaaattgctagcataaaatgtaatgttagcagcaTGTCGATGTTAGCATGTAAAAATATGAACAGCTAACATACTTTTAAGATCCATGATTAggttaaaaatgtacaaaataagcTAAAATACTATCAAAAATATTTGCATTCCAACATTAGCATACTTTTGAGATGGCATCAAGTAACAAACCTGTTCATTGTTAGCTCAAATGCTACAATAAAACATTAGCAtaataatgttggcatgctaatattagcatgctaatagcggAAAAAgtcacatacttctaagatggccccAATGAATGAAATCCATGAATACTAAgttattagctaaaatgctagcataaaaacattagcatgctaattttagcatgctcacaatatagcatgttaacatgaCAACAGCAACCAAACTTTTAGGAGGGCGCCAATTAACAAAATCTATTAACATTGGGTTTAAAATGTACTaaattgctagcataaaatgtaatgttagcagcaTGTCGATGTTAGCATGTAAAAATATGAACAGCTAACATACTTTTAAGATCCATGATTAggttaaaaatgtacaaaataagcTAAAATACTATCAAAAAATATTTGCATTCCAACATTAGCATACTTTTGAGATGGCATCAAGTAACAAACCTGTTCATTGTTAGCTCAAATGCTACAATAAAACGTTAGCAaattaatgttggcatgctaatattagcaggctAATAGTGGAAAAAgtcacatacttctaagatggccccAATGAATGAAATCCATGAATactaattagctaaaatgctagcataaaaacattagcatgctaattttagcatgctcacaatatagcatgttaacatgaCAACAGCTACCAAACTTTTAGGAGGGCGCCAATTAACAAAATCTATTAACATTGGGTTTAAAATGTACTaaattgctagcataaaatgtaatgttagcagcaTGTCGATGTTAGCATGTAAAAATATGAACAGCTAACATACTTTTAAGATCCATGATTAggttaaaaatgtacaaaataagcTAAAATACTATCAAAAAATATTTGCATTCCAACATTAGCATACTTTTGAGATGGCATCAAGTAACAAACCTGTTTATTGTTAGCTCAAATGCTACAataaaacgatagcatgctaatattagcatgctaatagcggAAAAAgtcacatacttctaagatggccccAATGAATGAAATCCATGAATACTAAGTTATAAAtaccaaattagctaaaatgcgagcataaaaacattagcatgctaattttagcatgctcacaatatagcatgttaacatgaCAACAGCTACCAAACTTTTAGGAGGGCGCCAATTAACAAAATCTATTAACATTGGGTTTAAAATGTACTaaattgctagcataaaatgtaatgttagcagcaTGTCGATGTTAGCATGTAAAAATATGAACAGCTAACATACTTTTAAGATCCATGATTAggttaaaaatgtacaaaataagcTAAAATACTATCAAAAAATATTTGCATTACAACATTAGCATACTTTTGAGATGGCATCAAGTAACAAACCTGTTCATTGTTAGCTCAAATGCTACAATAAAACGTTAGCAtattaatgttggcatgctaatattagcatgctaatagcggAAAAAgtcacatacttctaagatggccccaatgaataaaatcCATGAATACTAAgttattagctaaaatgctagcataaaaacattagcatgctaattttagcatgctcacAATATGGCATTTTAACATGACAACAGCTACCAAACTTTTAGGAGGGCGCCAATTAACAAAATCTATTAACATTGGGTTTAAAATGTACTaaattgctagcataaaatgtaatgttagtagcATGTCGATGTTAGCATGTAAAAATATTAACAGCTAAAATACTTTTAAGATCCATGATTAggttaaaaatgtacaaaataagctaaaatactattaaaaaatatttgcatTCCAACATTAGCATACTTGAGATGGCATCAAGTAACAAACCTGTTCATTGTTAGCTCAAATGCTacaataaaacgttagcatgctaatattagcatgctaatagcggAAAAAgtcacatacttctaagatggccccAATGAATGAAATCCATgaataataaattataaataccaaattagctaaaatgctgcattaaaaacattagcatgctaattttagcatgctcacaatatagcatgttaacatgaCAACAGCTACCAAACTTTTAGGAGGGCGCCAATTAACAAAATCTATTAACATTGGGTTTAAAATGTACTAcattgctagcataaaatgtaatgttagcagcaTGTCGATGTTAGCATGTAAAAATATGAACAGCTAACATACTTTTAAGATCCATGATTAggttaaaaatgtacaaaataagcTAAAATACTATCAAAAAATATTTGCATTCCAACATTATCATACTTTTGAGATGGCATCAAGTAACAAACCTGTACATTGTTAGCTCAAATGCTacaataaaacgttagcatgctaatattagcatgctaatagcagAAAAAgtcacatacttctaagatggccccAATGAATGAAATCCATGAATACTAAGTTATAAAtaccaaattagctaaaatgcgagcataaaaacattagcatgctaattttagcatgctcacaatatagcatgttaacatgaCAACAGCTACCAAACTTTTAGGAGGGCGCCAATTAACAAAATCTATTAACATTGGGTTTAAAATGTACTaaattgctagcataaaatgtaacgttagcagCATGTCGATGTTAGCATGTAAAAATATGAACAGCTAACATACTTTTAAGATCCATGATTAggttaaaaatgtacaaaattagctaaaatactatcAAAAAATATTAGCATTCCAAcaatagcatacttctaagatagcatcaagtaacaaGCCCGTTCATTGTTAGCTCAAATGCTACAATAAAACGTTAGCAtattaatgttggcatgctaatattagcaggctAATAGTGGAAGAAGTCACATATTTCTAAGATGGCCCCAATGAATGAAATCCATGAATactaattagctaaaatgctagcatgaaaacattagcatgctaattttagcatgctcacaatatagcatgttaacatgaCAACAGCTACCAAACTTTTAGGAGGGCGCCAATTAACAAAATCTATTAACAATGGGTTTAAAATGTACTaaattgctagcataaaatgtaatgttagcagcaTGTCGATGTTAGCATGTAAAAATATGAACAGCTAACATACTTTTAAGATCCATGATTAggttaaaaatgtacaaaattagctaaaatactatcAAAAAATATTAGCATTCCAAcaatagcatacttctaagatggcatcaAGTAACAAACCCGTTCATTGTTAGCTCAAATGCTACAATAAAACGTTAGCATATTAATGTTGGCCTGCTAATATTAGCAGGCTAATAGTGGAAAAAGTCACATATTTCTAAGATGGCCCCAATGAATGAAATCCATGAATactaattagctaaaatgctagcataaaaacattagcatgccaatttTAGCATGCTCACAatatagcatgttaacatgaCAACAGCTACCAAACTTTTAGGAGGGCGCCAATTAACAAAATCTATTAACGTTGGGTTTAAAATGTACTaaattgctagcataaaatgtaatgttagcagcaTGTCGATGTTAGCATGTAAAAATATGAACAGCTAACATACTTTTAAGATCCATGattagtttaaaaatgtacaAAGTAAGCTAAAATACTATCAAAAAATATTAGCATTCCAAcaatagcatacttctaagatggcatcaAGTAACAAACTCGTTCATTGTTAGCTCAAATGCTacaataaaacgttagcatgctaatattagcatgctaatagcggAAAAAgtcacatacttctaagatggccccAATGAATGAAAGCCATGAATACTAAGTTATAAAtaccaaattagctaaaatgcgagcatgaaaacattagcatgctaattttagcatgctcacaatatagcatgttaacatgaCAACAGCTACCAAACTTTTAGGAGGGCGCCAATGAACAAAATCTATTAACATTGGGTTTAAAATGTACTaaattgctagcataaaatgtaatgttagcagcaTGTCGATGTTAGCATGTGAAAATATGAACAGCTAACATACTTTTAAGATCCATGATTAggttaaaaatgtacaaaattagctaaaatactatcAAAAATATTTGCATTCCAACATTAGCATACTTTTGAGATGGCATCAAGTAACAAACCTGTTCATTGTTAGCTCAAATGCTAGAATAAAACGTTAGCAtattaatgttggcatgctaatattagcatgataaTAGCGGAAAAAGtcacatacttctaagatagccCCAATGAATGAAATCCATGAATACTAAGTTATAAAtaccaaattagctaaaatgattgattgattgaaaatgtgagcataaaaatgttagcgtgctaacattagcgtgctaacacgTTAAACAGTTGGCATACATTTAAGATGGCGTCGAGTTTCAATACAGGAATGTTCCATGGATGAGTGTCCTCTAACCTGCGTACACCTCCAGGCTGCCACAGCCGCGAGCCCGCGCCATGCTGGAGGCGGGTGTGGTGGTGGCGCTGGGCAGCGACTTCAACCCCAACGCCTACTGCTGCTCCATGGTGAGGATGGACGTGATGGTTAGCATCTTCCCTGTTGTTAGCATCTTCCCGCTCTTAAGTCTTTTGTTCCACCTTCCAGCCCATCGTCATGCACCTGGCCTGCGTCAACATGAGGATGTCCATGTCTGAGGCCCTGGTGGCGGCAACCATCAACGCCGCCTACGCCCTCGGCCGCTGGCGCACGCACGGCTCCCTGGAGGCGGGCAAACACGGCGACCTGCTGGTGCTCAACGCCCCTCGGTACACAGATGTTTGTTATTATGCacaccaggtagtagactattattatgcaCACCAGGTAGTAAACTATTgtgtacagcaggtagtagactattattatgtacagcaggtagtagactattattatgtacagcaggtagtagactattatgtacaccaggtagtagactattattatgtagagcgggtagtagactattattatgtacagcaggtagtagactattattatgtacaccaggtagtagactattatgtacagcaggtagtagactattatgtacagcaggtagtagactatcatgtacagcaggtagtagactattatgtacaccaggtagtagactattattatgtacagcaggtagtagactattattatgtacagcaggtagtagactattatgtacaccaggtagtagactattattatgtacagcaggtagtagactactattatgtacaccaggtagtagactattatgtacaccaggtagtagactattattatgtacagcaggtagtagactattattatgtagagcgggtagtagactattattatgtacagcaggtagtagactattatgtacaccaggtagtagactattattatgtacagcaggtagtagactattatgtacagcaggtagtagactattattatgtacagcaggtagtagactattatgtacagcaggtagtagactattatgtacagcaggtagtagactattattatgtacaccaggtagtagactattatgtacaccaggtagtagactattattatgtacagcaggtagtagactattatgtacagcaggtagtagactattatgtacaccaggtagtagactattatgtacagcaggtagtagactattattatgtacaccaggtagtagactattatgtacaccaggtagtagactattacgTACAGCAGGTAGTATactattatgtacagcaggtagtagactattattatgtacagcaggtagtaaaCTATTAtaatgtacagcaggtagtagactattattatgtacagcaggtagactattattatgtacagcaggtagtagactattattatgcacagcaggtagtagactattatgtacagcaggtagtagactattattatgtacaccaggtagtagactattattatgtacaccaggtagtagactattattatgtacagcaggtagtagactattattatgtacaccaggtagtagactattattatgtacaccaggtagtagactataattatgtacaccaggtagtagactattattatgtacagcaggtagtagactattattatgtacagcaggtagtagactattattatgtacaccaggtagtagactattattatgtacagcaggtagtagactattattatgtacaccaggtagtagactattattatgtacaccaggtagtagactattattatgtacaccaggtagtagactattattatgtacagcaggtagtagactattattatgtacaccaggtagtagactattatgtacaccaggtagtagactattattatgtacagcaggtagtagactattattatgtacagcaggtagtagactattatgtacagcaggtagtagactattattatgtacagcaggtagtagactattattatgtacaccaggtagactattattatgtacagcaggtagtagactattattatgcacagcaggtagtagactattatgtacagcaggtagtagactattattatgtacaccaggtagtagactattattatgtacaccaggtagtagactattattatgtacagcaggtagtagactattattatgtacaccaggtagtagactattattatgtacaccaggtagtagactataattatgtacaccaggtagtagactattattatgtacagcaggtagtagactattattatgtacagcaggtagtagactattattatgtacaccaggtagtagactattattatgtacaccaggtagtagactattattatgtacaccaggtagtagactattattatgtacagcaggtagtagactattattatgtacaccaggtagtagactattattatgtacaccaggtagtagactattattatgtacagcaggtagtagactattattatgtacaccaggtagtagactattatgtacaccaggtagtagactattattatgtacagcaggtagtagactattattatgtacaccaggtagtagactattattatgtacaccaggtagtagactattattatgtacaccaggtagtagactattattatgtacagcaggtagtagactattattatgtacagcaggtagtagactattattatgtacaccaggtagactattattatgtacagcaggtagtagactattattatgcacagcaggtagtagactattatgtacagcaggtagtagactattattatgtacaccaggtagtagactattattatgtacaccaggtagtagactattattatgtacaccaggtagtagactattattatgtacagcaggtagtagactattattatgtacaccaggtagactattattatgtacagcaggtagtagactattattatgcacagcaggtagtagactattatgtacagcaggtagtagactattattatgtacaccaggtagtagactattattatgtacaccaggtagtagactattattatgtacagcaggtagtagactattattatgtacaccaggtagtagactattatgtacagcaggtagtagactattatgtacagcaggtagtagactatcatgtacagcaggtagtagactattattatgtacaccaggtagtagactattattatgtacagcaggtagtagactattattatgtacagcaggtagtagactattatgtacaccaggtagtagactattattatgtacagcaggtagtagactactattatgtacaccaggtagtagactattatgtacaccaggtagtagactattattatgtacagcaggtagtagactattattatgtagagcgggtagtagactattattatgtacagcaggtagtagactattatgtacaccaggtagtagactattattatgtagagcgggtagtagactattattatgtacagcaggtagtagactattattatgtacagcaggtagtagactattatgtacagcaggtagtagactattatgtacagcaggtagtagactattattatgtacaccaggtagtagactattatgtacaccaggtagtagactattattatgtacaccaggtagtagactattattatgtacagcaggtagtagactattattatgtacaccaggtagtagactattatgtacaccaggtagtagactattattatgtacagcaggtagtagactattattatgtacagcaggtagtagactattattatgtacaccaggtagtagactattattatgtacaccaggtagtagactattattatgtacagcaggtagtagactattattatgtacaccaggtagtagactattattatgtacaccaggtagtagactataattatgtacagcaggtagtagactattattatgtgcagcaggtagtagactattattatgtacaccaggtagtagactattattatgtacaccaggtagtagactattattatgtacagcaggtagtagactattattatgtacaccaggtagtagactattattatgtacaccaggtagtagactattattatgtacagcaggtagtagactattattatgtacaccaggtagtagactattatgtagagcaggtagtagactattatgtacagcaggtagtagactattattatgtacaccaggtagtagactattattatgtacaccaggtagtagactattattatgtacagcaggtagtagactattattatgtacagcaggtagtagactattatgtacactaggtagtagactattattatgtacaccaggtagtagactattattatgtacaccaggtagtagactattattatgtacagcaggtagtagactattattatgtacaccaggtagtagactattattatgtacaccaggtagtagactattattatgtacagcaggtagtagactattattatgtacaccaggtagtagactattattatgtacaccaggtagtagactattattatgtacagcaggtagtagactattattatgtacagcaggtagtagactattattatgtacagcaggtagtagactattattatgtacagcaggtagtagactattattatgtacagcaggtagtagactattattatgtacaccaggtagtagactattattaccggtatgtacagcaggtagtagactattattatgtacagcaggtagtagactattattatgtacaccaggtagtagactattatt is a window of Nerophis lumbriciformis linkage group LG25, RoL_Nlum_v2.1, whole genome shotgun sequence DNA encoding:
- the amdhd1 gene encoding probable imidazolonepropionase — translated: MSASYRLWVKNAKQVVVICNHGEKYLTSDGSLSLCVIQDGSLVIGSDGLIEAAGPADVIESQYSAASFERVIDATGMCVLPGLVDAHTHPVWAGDRVHEFAMKLAGATYMDVHRAGGGIHFTVVHTRAAAASDLLASLSGRLERMQRAGTTLVEVKSGYGLELQAELKMLEVMEEARRKVAINISSTYCGAHAVPKGKSVEEATEDILKVQLPELKARMSAGTLHVDNIDVFCEKGVFDLGATRSILQAGKDMGLNINFHGDELHPMNAAQLGAELGALAISHLEEVTDEGIATMAQAETAAVLLPTTAYILRLPQPRARAMLEAGVVVALGSDFNPNAYCCSMPIVMHLACVNMRMSMSEALVAATINAAYALGRWRTHGSLEAGKHGDLLVLNAPRWEHLVYQLGGHQELIRYVVVKGNVVYDNDKTLDL